atgtctgttggtttgttggtttgtctgtttaatTTTAGGCAGGATtaagtactgaaccgatttgcaccaacgttggtggagggatggggcatgggccatgGAAGAACCCATAAAATTTTGGGGCAGggctggatcatttactatgattttgatttttttttttttttttttttttttccctctgaggtctggtttatgttgtttgacactggccttggccGAGGTCTGCACTCGTTATGTTTAGGTACTCACAGCATTTGGTTACGGTTACagaaagatcgtggtctggtttaatacacaGTTCTGCTACCGTCaataaatgtagcgcttcattcaCAGACAATTGCCTCTGAACACAAGTAGTAGTATATGAACACAATTTCTAGGAGAGAGGGCTGGATTTGAGTGGTCAGTCTGAGTTGAATTTTAAGGAAGTAATTTAAACTGCATTTCTAACCACTGactgtacagtacagttatGACCAGTGTGATCATGTTTTAGACTTTGATGACAACATAAAAATACTATTGTTGATGTGAAATTACTGATATACTGAAATATTAGGATTAAGTGatactttactttttaatcTTAATACAGTAGCTGGTATATTCTCTTTGCTGCCTTTGATGCGTTTGAGCACCAGGCAATCACTGATCTACACTACAACCACATGACAACAGGAAGCTAAGTCCAGAATAGAGGATATCAGTAATGAAAGAGGTTAACTTTTGTTGATGCTTTCAactattgaaaatgttttaaaaatataaattctgtGGGTAAAAATGTGgttaatttgtaaaacaaatactTCACAAAGTAAACAAGGACTTTAAAACGGATGCATATACTATGATTTCTTCGAATGTAAACCCACAACTTCAAGACTatccatatttatttttaacaatttttcatttctggatTCGATTCAGAAAACTGgcaatgaaatgtatttaaaggtCCAGAGGAGGTTTTTGAGCATGACTTAGTTCATGATAAATTTATGTCTTAACTTGAAAGGAGAGTTTATGAGTCTGTCTCTGCATCGTCAGCCACACAGTGACAGGAAAGCCAGTCTTCATCTGCTAAAACACCCATCCCATCAACTTCCTTCTACCCCTTTTGTTAAAAAGGCTACAGTAAAGAAAACATCTCTACTGATATTTGTTGACCCAAAtgagaaaaagcattttttttttttttaagattgttGAAAACTATTCTTGAATTTGTACCATCCAACATCCCATAAAGACTTTGCTTcgatctctcctctcctcctctgtcttcatCTCCCTCACCATCCTATGCCTTTCTGGGACCAGTCCACGTCGAAGGATAGTTTGTCCTTCTGTAATCACAACTGTCTTTGGATGCATCTCCAAGAAGGCTTGCAGGCATCCGATTTTGTTTGTAACCTGATTCAAATAGGACATCGCCAGATGGTCTGTTCTGATCTGATTGCTGGTGGAAATCAGGAACAAGTAGttgagagggggaaaaatggGTGTTGCAGTACGGTTGGGTTGGTGAGTTTACAGTGCTATCATCACACCCAGAGTCTGACCATTCAGAGTTGTCGAAGCTCTGCAGTGATGCTAATGATGGGCCCTCGTTGTTAGACTCTATGAGGTCTGATAAAAGAAGTTTTCTCTCTGGGTTAAGAGGGGATTCTGTGTCACCTGTGCTGCTTTTTAACTGAAGGGTGAGCAAAGGCAACACAAGTTGGCCGTTGGTATCGCGCAATGTGTGCAACAGCAGCGACCCGGCTGGGCTGCTCTCACAAGCATCCAGATCAGGTAATGGTGGTACTCCGTGTAACATCAGCTTTGGACTCACTCCACCTCTGTCCCAGGGTTCTTCACTGGAAGGCAATGGTAGGTTACGGGTTTCTCTGGTTTCAGTGGTAGCCTGCTCAGAATTCTCTTCAGTTGGGACATGGACAGCCACTGCGCTGTAGATTTCAGAGGACTGGGTGCTTGTATCCTGGGGATTTGGTGTTCGACTGTGTGCACCTACGCCCACAGAGGAACCAGTGCTGCCTTGCCAAGTTTGGCAGGGGATGTCCTGTGGGGTATAACCTCCACACTTAACTGAAGGCATATTTGGCTTCACCTGAATTGTGGCGTAAACTGTTTGGTCCCTTGGAGTGCTGATCATCGGTTTGGAAATGATGATACGGCTGTCTGGAGGTTGAATTACTTTACACAAGGTGCCAGGAGTGGTTACCTGATTTAAAGATACGGAGGTTAGTGC
This sequence is a window from Xiphias gladius isolate SHS-SW01 ecotype Sanya breed wild chromosome 22, ASM1685928v1, whole genome shotgun sequence. Protein-coding genes within it:
- the ifnlr1 gene encoding interferon lambda receptor 1, which codes for MWSVNVIILLLFCYACLSTGNRTVYFVSKNFNNVLHWNPVKPASPGEKVLYSVQYKSDVEKQFKIKEECQNIIALTCDLTAETPSVPDVQYQAQVYVNGGLLHRTTNRFKPIADTILGPPTLSTYTTVSSLYVNVTLPLGPNRVSVADIIRRSKNGPAKTVIVYILKITEPKWASLVNETTTGRFVINLKNNQTKYCGHVVYKPFSEWGRTGSENASFCVTLRGDPRMLLPWLLIGAALLAAVVMTSVVWMCHYVKGGKQNNMPQSLVTTPGTLCKVIQPPDSRIIISKPMISTPRDQTVYATIQVKPNMPSVKCGGYTPQDIPCQTWQGSTGSSVGVGAHSRTPNPQDTSTQSSEIYSAVAVHVPTEENSEQATTETRETRNLPLPSSEEPWDRGGVSPKLMLHGVPPLPDLDACESSPAGSLLLHTLRDTNGQLVLPLLTLQLKSSTGDTESPLNPERKLLLSDLIESNNEGPSLASLQSFDNSEWSDSGCDDSTVNSPTQPYCNTHFSPSQLLVPDFHQQSDQNRPSGDVLFESGYKQNRMPASLLGDASKDSCDYRRTNYPSTWTGPRKA